The following are encoded together in the Acidobacteriota bacterium genome:
- a CDS encoding ABC transporter permease, with amino-acid sequence MTILTNRLTEWLATVGDGARFGARALTQALRLPDEPAETGRQLYELGVRSVPLIAAAGFAVGIVLSMHTRASLARFGAEALIPAGLAIAFIRETGPLTAGLLLSGRIGAGIGAELGAMKVTEQIDALEALAVDSFRYLVVTRVLACVIALPLLTTLMNFTGLLGGYTAEAAITGIGFETYFRQAFYSIEFSDLVPATLKTMVFGFIIATVSSYLGINTTGGTEGVGRTATRSVVLSSILLIAANVLLVRMIMFVFPVSE; translated from the coding sequence ATGACCATCCTGACCAATCGTCTGACGGAGTGGCTTGCAACGGTGGGCGACGGCGCGCGGTTCGGCGCGCGCGCCTTGACGCAAGCGTTGCGCCTGCCTGACGAGCCGGCAGAAACCGGGCGGCAGTTGTATGAGCTCGGAGTTCGCTCGGTGCCGCTCATTGCCGCAGCCGGTTTTGCCGTCGGTATCGTGCTGTCGATGCACACCCGGGCCTCTTTGGCCCGCTTTGGCGCCGAGGCGCTCATTCCCGCCGGACTGGCCATTGCCTTCATCCGCGAAACCGGACCGCTCACCGCCGGGTTGTTGCTTTCGGGCCGCATCGGCGCGGGCATCGGTGCCGAGCTTGGCGCCATGAAAGTCACCGAGCAGATCGACGCGCTCGAAGCCCTGGCGGTGGACTCGTTCCGCTACCTCGTCGTCACCCGCGTCCTGGCCTGCGTCATCGCCTTGCCGCTGCTGACCACGCTGATGAACTTCACGGGCCTCCTCGGCGGCTACACCGCTGAAGCCGCCATCACCGGAATTGGCTTCGAGACCTATTTCCGCCAGGCGTTCTATTCGATCGAGTTCTCGGACCTGGTGCCGGCCACGCTCAAGACGATGGTGTTCGGTTTCATCATTGCCACGGTGTCGTCGTACCTCGGCATCAACACGACGGGTGGCACCGAAGGGGTGGGCCGCACCGCCACCAGGAGCGTGGTGCTGTCATCGATCCTCCTGATCGCCGCCAACGTCTTGCTGGTCCGGATGATCATGTTCGTCTTTCCGGTGTCCGAATGA
- a CDS encoding MlaD family protein, which produces MQRKRAAMVGGFVLVGVVVFGLGLFLIGDRRLLFTRHFETATSFGKVTGLVVGTPVRLAGLLAGEVLEIRTPARPSEKFFVRLRIREDLHALVRTDSVATIQTDGIVGNAFVQIGMGTDEARMVGPGELLVGVDPIEFSDLIQEGRDTFRLVSREFLELTGEVTKTVGGLTDTIAVTKGVIADVGGELSVAAATARRVAGTVDETVGDVRGLLAGVKEGKGTVGKLFTDTTVYDRVAEATRDAQQTARTVRETAELTRDAVLAFSGPGGMGPQLTQSIRNTLAGIEEVTFDLAEGTEALKRNVLFRGFFRDRGYFDLDSISREAYQQGLLERQHTAVRVWIDGAVIFARAPDGREVLTDDGRRRLDAAMAQLMQYPRNSPLVVEGYAADDEDAYLVSLDRAQRVRDYVLSRFRRQTASTGVMPLSGDAAGSPSGDGTWAGVALTMYVPNTTLREGTR; this is translated from the coding sequence ATGCAGCGCAAACGAGCGGCGATGGTCGGCGGATTCGTACTGGTCGGCGTGGTGGTCTTTGGGCTGGGGCTGTTCCTGATCGGCGATCGCCGCCTGCTGTTCACGCGCCACTTCGAGACGGCCACCTCGTTCGGCAAGGTCACCGGGCTGGTGGTCGGCACGCCGGTGCGGCTGGCAGGTCTCCTTGCCGGCGAGGTCCTCGAGATCCGCACGCCGGCGCGGCCGTCGGAGAAGTTCTTCGTCCGCTTGCGCATCCGCGAAGACCTGCACGCGCTGGTACGCACTGACTCGGTCGCCACCATCCAGACCGACGGCATCGTTGGCAACGCGTTCGTGCAGATTGGCATGGGCACCGATGAGGCGCGCATGGTCGGGCCGGGCGAACTGCTGGTGGGCGTTGACCCAATCGAGTTCAGCGATCTCATCCAGGAGGGCCGCGACACGTTCCGGCTGGTGAGCCGTGAGTTCCTCGAGTTGACCGGCGAGGTGACCAAGACCGTGGGCGGCCTGACCGATACCATCGCGGTCACCAAGGGCGTGATTGCCGACGTCGGAGGTGAACTGTCGGTGGCCGCCGCCACGGCCCGGCGGGTCGCGGGGACCGTCGATGAGACGGTCGGCGATGTGCGTGGTCTGCTCGCGGGCGTCAAAGAGGGCAAGGGCACGGTCGGAAAGCTGTTCACCGATACCACCGTCTACGACCGCGTTGCCGAAGCCACCCGCGACGCCCAACAGACCGCGCGGACGGTGCGGGAAACGGCCGAACTGACCCGCGACGCGGTGCTGGCGTTCTCGGGTCCCGGCGGCATGGGGCCGCAGTTGACCCAGTCGATTCGCAACACGCTGGCCGGCATCGAGGAGGTGACGTTCGATCTGGCGGAAGGCACCGAGGCGCTGAAGCGCAACGTGCTGTTCCGCGGGTTCTTCCGCGACCGTGGCTACTTCGACCTCGACTCCATCTCCCGCGAGGCCTACCAGCAAGGCCTGTTGGAGCGTCAACACACCGCCGTGCGGGTCTGGATCGATGGCGCCGTGATCTTCGCGCGCGCCCCCGATGGCCGTGAGGTGTTGACCGACGATGGCCGGCGCCGGCTCGACGCGGCCATGGCGCAGCTCATGCAGTACCCGCGCAACAGCCCGCTGGTCGTCGAGGGCTACGCCGCGGACGACGAGGACGCCTATCTGGTGTCACTCGATCGCGCGCAACGCGTGCGCGACTATGTGCTCAGCCGGTTCCGCCGCCAGACGGCTTCCACGGGCGTCATGCCGCTCAGCGGCGATGCCGCCGGCAGCCCGAGCGGCGATGGCACCTGGGCCGGCGTCGCGCTGACCATGTACGTGCCCAACACCACGTTGCGAGAAGGGACGCGCTGA
- a CDS encoding BON domain-containing protein: MSTLEVESARTTGLVMTALVNDPEIGARSITVRVTRGVVQLSGLVRSEAEVARAVALAGAVPGVTRVDASLRVGADRPRSTQAPPDQDTPGVRDPASEFAELDATPGRFAIGGAFVASRPSAAAFAPAWSLSPLVRLGAGKGLGAAAIFDWHGASVAAAPGSSESRLRVRPVMAGVRYTATAGRVAISPSLVGGYAFNRIIVPNTGAADRLAVDAENSLVWRPGVSLWIDAGRRTVVNLSVGRVLTRLNVTFVEAGAIEQRTVSGDATTVSVGLVYRLF, encoded by the coding sequence GTGTCCACACTCGAGGTCGAATCCGCGCGCACGACTGGTCTGGTCATGACCGCTCTCGTCAACGATCCCGAAATCGGTGCGCGATCAATCACCGTCCGTGTGACCCGCGGCGTCGTTCAGTTGTCAGGCCTGGTCCGCAGCGAAGCCGAGGTGGCGCGCGCCGTCGCCCTCGCCGGCGCCGTGCCGGGCGTGACCCGCGTTGATGCCAGCCTCAGGGTCGGTGCCGATCGGCCGCGCTCCACTCAAGCGCCGCCCGATCAGGACACTCCCGGCGTTCGTGACCCGGCCAGTGAGTTTGCGGAGCTCGATGCGACGCCGGGCCGATTCGCCATTGGCGGGGCCTTCGTTGCAAGCCGGCCGTCGGCGGCGGCGTTCGCACCCGCATGGTCGCTCAGCCCGCTGGTTCGGCTGGGCGCCGGCAAAGGCCTGGGTGCCGCGGCGATCTTCGATTGGCATGGTGCGAGCGTCGCCGCCGCACCGGGCTCATCAGAGAGCAGATTGCGCGTGCGGCCAGTGATGGCTGGTGTTCGCTACACCGCGACGGCCGGCCGCGTGGCCATTTCTCCATCACTGGTCGGCGGCTACGCCTTCAATCGCATCATTGTCCCGAACACCGGCGCGGCGGACCGGCTGGCGGTTGACGCCGAAAACAGCCTGGTGTGGCGGCCCGGGGTGTCGCTCTGGATCGATGCGGGGCGGCGCACCGTGGTGAACCTGTCAGTGGGCCGCGTGCTCACGCGATTGAACGTGACCTTTGTCGAGGCCGGCGCGATCGAGCAGCGCACCGTCAGCGGCGACGCGACGACGGTGTCGGTTGGCCTCGTTTACCGGCTGTTCTGA
- a CDS encoding ATP-binding cassette domain-containing protein: MSEPTPAVELRHVSKAFGDLRVLDDVCLTVPAGRAICILGRSGTGKSVTLKHIVGLLAPDSGQVLVEGEDITPLEGADLARVRKRIGLLFQHAALFDSISVGENVAFPLRRHTKLGDDEIRARAQDLLNQVGLEREYDKMPADLSGGMKKRAGLARALVMKPPIVLADEPSAGLDPITAGEIDALLVALNDRAATTLIVVTHNIPSARVIGDELVFLHEGRILARGDAASLDRSEIPLVRQFMSSESSG, from the coding sequence ATGAGCGAGCCCACACCCGCCGTTGAGCTGCGGCATGTCAGCAAGGCCTTCGGCGACCTGCGCGTGCTCGATGACGTCTGCCTGACGGTGCCGGCCGGCCGCGCGATCTGCATCCTGGGCCGCAGCGGCACTGGCAAGAGCGTAACGCTCAAGCACATTGTCGGCCTGCTGGCGCCCGACTCGGGGCAGGTCCTGGTCGAAGGCGAGGACATCACGCCGCTCGAGGGCGCGGACCTCGCGCGCGTCCGCAAGCGCATCGGGCTGCTGTTCCAGCACGCCGCGCTCTTTGATTCGATCTCGGTCGGCGAGAACGTGGCGTTCCCGCTGCGTCGGCACACCAAACTGGGGGACGACGAGATCCGGGCGCGCGCGCAGGATCTGCTCAACCAGGTCGGCCTGGAGCGCGAGTACGACAAGATGCCGGCGGACCTTTCCGGCGGCATGAAGAAGCGCGCCGGCCTCGCGCGCGCGCTGGTCATGAAGCCGCCGATCGTGCTCGCCGACGAGCCCAGTGCCGGCCTCGACCCGATCACTGCCGGCGAGATCGACGCGCTGCTGGTGGCGCTCAACGACCGGGCCGCGACGACGCTGATTGTGGTGACCCACAACATTCCGAGCGCGCGGGTGATCGGTGATGAACTGGTGTTCCTGCACGAGGGCCGCATCCTCGCGCGTGGCGATGCCGCGTCGCTCGACCGCAGCGAGATTCCGCTGGTGCGGCAGTTCATGAGTTCCGAGAGTTCCGGGTAG
- a CDS encoding PAS domain-containing protein: MTERAAGTPFDANAVASAIEALPLPAALLDARGVISGVNAAWQDAEARLPGEALGPGDNLIHRCEAAGDRFDGAAGGAGIGVGDVVAGRRAAFALEYWQPGPPAQCYRLSAHALPGHAGALLLHTETTSCESADARTRRLAHALGERVKEQRALFEAVRVLRDDSPAASALAQVVQLLPPAMQYPAVTEARVAIGAIEARTAAFAPTPWMLRRTFTTADGTAASIEIAYLEVPAASADGPFLPEERHLVESLAALLETFADRRASRESLEATAARLRASESRLRDAQRMAQLGHWDLDSGSGALQWSDVVFQILGVAASSFTPSVDGFEALVHEDDRAAVRAAIDGALLGQSAQLEHRVVRPDGVVRRVQQQIAPSPDAPERIIGTIQDITQLKDTERERDESDERFRQLAERIEEVFWLTDVGKQAILYVSPGYEKIWGRSCASLYANPQQWLDSIHPDDRARVAAALPQQPEGHYAEEYRIIRLDGVTRWILDRAFPVRDESGAVYRVAGVALDVTERRENESRMLRAQRLDTIGMLAGGISHDLNNVLAPIMMAIDLLRDDLTSPAQHDLLDTLHASAQRGADLIQQLLTFARGRDERREPVHLARLAAEVGRVVRETFPKDIRLTLDVEPGVPAVLGDATQLSQVLMNLVLNARDAMTTGGDLHIDIRSRAGPISAGGPPRAEVIVRVADTGHGIPSAAQERIFDPFYTTKEIGKGTGLGLATVAAIVRSHGGSIDVDSAPGHGARFTVCLPGAGAQTAPAAPDAPGHRPRGNGARVLVIDDEDGVRLLCTTVLERHGYRVVSAVNGAEGVDRFAEAPDSFALVITDMDMPVMNGPATIVALKEIRPGVRIVASTGHAARHPVTDGVTVLTKPYTAGRLLALVASSIGAS; encoded by the coding sequence ATGACTGAGCGCGCCGCCGGCACCCCGTTCGATGCCAACGCGGTCGCCTCGGCCATTGAGGCCCTCCCACTGCCGGCGGCTCTGCTCGATGCCCGCGGCGTCATCTCGGGCGTGAACGCGGCCTGGCAAGACGCCGAGGCGCGGCTGCCTGGCGAGGCGCTCGGGCCAGGCGACAACTTAATTCACCGTTGCGAGGCTGCGGGCGACCGGTTCGACGGGGCCGCGGGAGGTGCGGGGATCGGCGTCGGGGATGTCGTGGCGGGACGACGGGCGGCATTCGCGCTCGAGTACTGGCAGCCCGGGCCGCCGGCCCAGTGCTATCGACTCTCCGCCCATGCGCTGCCCGGACACGCCGGCGCACTCCTCCTGCACACCGAGACCACGAGCTGCGAGTCGGCCGACGCGCGCACGAGACGGCTGGCGCACGCGCTGGGCGAGCGGGTCAAGGAACAACGCGCCCTGTTCGAGGCCGTCCGCGTCCTGCGCGATGATTCGCCGGCCGCGAGCGCGCTCGCGCAAGTCGTGCAGCTGCTGCCACCCGCCATGCAGTATCCCGCAGTCACCGAAGCGCGCGTCGCGATTGGCGCGATCGAGGCACGTACTGCGGCCTTCGCTCCAACCCCATGGATGCTGCGTCGGACGTTCACGACGGCCGACGGCACGGCCGCGAGCATCGAGATTGCGTACCTGGAAGTGCCGGCCGCGAGTGCGGACGGGCCGTTCCTTCCTGAAGAACGACACCTCGTCGAGTCGCTGGCGGCGCTGCTTGAAACGTTTGCCGACCGCCGGGCGAGCCGCGAGAGTCTCGAAGCCACAGCGGCCCGTCTGCGCGCGAGCGAGTCACGGCTCCGTGACGCGCAGCGCATGGCGCAGCTCGGACACTGGGATCTCGACTCCGGCTCCGGTGCCCTTCAATGGTCCGACGTGGTCTTCCAGATTCTCGGCGTGGCGGCATCGTCGTTCACGCCGTCAGTCGATGGCTTCGAGGCACTCGTGCACGAGGACGACCGCGCGGCAGTGCGCGCCGCGATCGACGGGGCGCTCTTGGGGCAGTCCGCCCAACTCGAGCATCGCGTGGTGCGCCCCGACGGCGTCGTTCGGCGCGTGCAGCAGCAAATCGCCCCGTCCCCCGACGCGCCGGAAAGAATCATCGGCACCATCCAGGACATTACGCAGCTGAAAGACACCGAGCGCGAGCGCGACGAAAGCGATGAGCGGTTCCGCCAGCTCGCGGAGCGGATCGAGGAAGTCTTCTGGCTCACCGACGTCGGCAAGCAGGCGATTCTGTACGTCAGTCCCGGCTACGAGAAAATCTGGGGCCGGTCGTGCGCCTCGCTCTACGCCAACCCGCAACAGTGGCTCGACTCGATTCACCCGGACGATCGCGCGCGCGTGGCCGCGGCGCTGCCGCAGCAGCCCGAGGGCCACTACGCCGAGGAGTACCGCATCATCCGCTTGGACGGCGTCACGCGCTGGATCCTGGACCGTGCGTTCCCGGTTCGCGACGAGTCCGGCGCCGTCTATCGCGTGGCGGGCGTCGCGCTGGATGTCACGGAGCGGCGCGAGAACGAATCGCGAATGCTGCGAGCGCAGCGCCTCGACACGATCGGCATGCTCGCGGGAGGCATCTCGCACGACCTGAACAACGTGCTGGCGCCAATCATGATGGCGATCGATCTGCTGCGCGACGACCTGACCTCGCCCGCGCAGCACGACCTGCTCGACACCTTGCATGCCAGCGCGCAGCGCGGCGCGGATCTCATCCAGCAGCTGCTGACCTTCGCGCGCGGGCGCGACGAACGCCGGGAGCCCGTCCACCTCGCGCGGCTCGCCGCCGAGGTGGGGCGGGTCGTGCGCGAAACGTTCCCGAAGGACATTCGTCTCACCCTCGACGTCGAGCCTGGCGTGCCGGCGGTGCTGGGCGACGCCACCCAGCTCTCGCAGGTACTGATGAACCTCGTGCTCAACGCCCGCGACGCCATGACCACGGGTGGCGACCTCCACATCGACATCCGGAGCCGGGCGGGGCCGATCAGCGCCGGCGGCCCGCCCCGCGCCGAGGTGATCGTCCGCGTCGCCGATACCGGACACGGCATTCCGTCGGCAGCGCAGGAGCGCATCTTCGACCCGTTCTACACGACCAAGGAGATCGGCAAAGGCACCGGTCTCGGCCTGGCGACGGTCGCCGCCATCGTCAGGAGCCACGGCGGCTCGATCGATGTCGACAGCGCGCCTGGACATGGCGCGCGGTTCACGGTCTGCCTGCCGGGCGCCGGCGCGCAGACCGCCCCGGCGGCACCGGACGCACCCGGCCACCGCCCGCGCGGCAACGGTGCGCGCGTGCTCGTGATCGACGACGAGGACGGCGTGCGATTGCTGTGCACCACAGTCCTCGAGCGACACGGCTATCGCGTCGTCTCCGCCGTCAACGGCGCCGAGGGGGTCGACCGGTTTGCGGAGGCGCCCGACAGCTTCGCGCTCGTGATTACTGACATGGACATGCCGGTGATGAACGGACCGGCGACGATCGTCGCGCTCAAGGAAATTCGGCCGGGCGTGCGCATCGTGGCGTCCACCGGCCACGCCGCCCGGCACCCGGTGACCGATGGCGTGACGGTGCTGACCAAGCCTTACACCGCCGGCCGCCTGCTGGCGCTGGTCGCGTCGTCGATCGGGGCGAGCTAG